The following nucleotide sequence is from Aspergillus nidulans FGSC A4 chromosome I.
CGACAATGAACCCCATACAAACACGCACACCCCtgccaccacctccgccggTCTCCCCAAGTTCACAACCCTCAAGGGCATCGCGGCCCCTATGGACCGCAGCAACGTCGACACAGATGCCATCATCCCGAAGCAGTTTCTGAAGACCATCAAGCGCACCGGTCTTGGCTCTGCTCTCTTCTACGAACTCCGCTACAAGGACGGACAGGAAGACCCCTCCTTCATCCTGAACCAGGGAATCTACCGCAActccaagatcctcgtcgtcacAGGACCCAATTTCGGCTGTGGCTCCTCCCGCGAACACGCCCCATGGGCTCTCCTCGATTTCGGCATCAAGTGTGTCATCGCCCCCTCCTTTGCAGACATTTTCTTCAACAACACCTTCAAGAACGGCATGCTCCCCGTCGTGATTCCCGACCAGGCCgtccttgagaagattgcCGACGAGGCCCGCGCCGGCCGCGAAGTCGAAGTCGACCTCGTTAACCAGGAGATCAAGGATGAGGCCGGGAACAAGCTTGCCTCctttgatgttgatgccttCCGCAAGCACTGCCTTATCAATGGACTCGATGATATCGGTTTGAcgctgcagatggaggaTAAGATTGCCAAGTTTGAGGCGAAGCGTACGCTCGACACGCCTTGGCTGGATGGCAAGGCTTATCTGAAGCGTGGTCGCACTGGTGGTTCCAATATGGTTAAGGCTGCGCCCGTGCCGAAGACCAACAGAGGAGATGTGAAGGGGGAGCCTCTGGAATGGTAGTCTCTTTCCGTTTTCATAttctctttccccttcttttttttccccctccACCTATAATGAATCTCTCCTATTATGTCTATCATGACCTGCGAAGTCTTACGCCGCGTGCATGCATAAAAGCATTCTGTTTGTTGGGACACTTGTTTTGCCCTGGGCATTCTGTTTTAAGCTTTGGGATGGCTTTTTCGGGCATATACCTTATAGCTCCGTTTTATTATCCACCGACAATATACCAGATAGCAGTCGTATACTCAATGAGACTGATGATTATTTCCCAAGTTTGGGTTCAATTACCGATGTTGGTTTGAGTAAAATATTCAGGATCATCATACCACCCTCATTGGTACCAAAGCGTAGCCTTTAGTTGAAACATCTTGATATTAAATACATTATGACATAACATCAATAGGGAAGGAACTAATCAACAAAGTAGTATCATTAGGTACATATCACCCACATCTCACCCACATCAAATCACGTCATGGCGGGCACAATGATAAGTCAGTTCCATAGAAGAATAAGAGACCATATAACATCCAATCATTAGGTTGACTCATAGCAGTCATTCTTTTCGTTCAAGAGGTGAGGTCAAATATCGTCAAGAAGTTGCAAATATGCACGGTCTGTCGATGGACAGCAAGATCAATAAAGGGTAGAGTAAATAGGCTGATGGGACAATGGAGAGATTCGAGAGCAAGATTGTCAGGCAATGGGGCGCCACCGGGTAGATTACCGGCTGTAGTGATTATGTCAAGAATTGACAAAGTAACCAGGgtaatggcaatggcgaggtcGAGTTGCGATGGTATTTAGGGTTTCGTAAGCTGCTCTTTCCGGAAGAACATGAGGAACCCAGCACTAGATCGAACTATTAGTTTACGTCCCACTAGGCTCCAATTATATAGTAGGAAGACATACCAAATCAACAACTGGAAGAACAACGCAATCCAGAACCACGCGTTTGCAACGGCGCCCGCTCCATCCGTAATATCAGGAGAGATGGGCCCTGGCCCGATATTATTCGGCGCAAAAGCCCTGGCGCAGATCGTCGCAATAGAGCCTAGGACTTGACTCGCCAAAAGCGTGAAGCAGATATGCATCCGTGTGAGTGTTTGTAATAGAATCATACCAAAGCCTAAGCCTTGCAGGGAGTCGAGAATACCCAGCCATAGCCAGAGAGAGCGAGATACTAGTGCGCCGGTCGTGTAGCTTCCTGCCCAAGGGAGGAATAAGCCCATTCCCGAGACCCCCCACCAGATCTGTGCCCATCGCGGGGCACCAAGACCGCAGGCAAAAACGGGGAGGATCCAACTGTGGGATTTGGAAAGCCGGGCGAAGATACAGAGGATGAGAACCCAGGCGACtccgaagaaggcgacgacCAGAAGGCCGATGTGCCAGGGTTCCGCGTGGACGGAGCTCCAGAGGACTGTTTCCTTAGTTTAGTTTCGGAACAATAAAGTGATTTTTTTGGGACTTACAGCTCCAGTTTCGTCCGTAGGGGGCGCTGAGGAAGAAATTTTGCAGAATGACCACTACGAAGTTCCAGAGGATGATCTTCCGACGGCAGACAGATTGGTAGAACGAAGGGACTTTTCCAGGCGTCTGGCGGTAATAGTTTGGTAGgccaaagaagacaaggatgcCGAGTACCCAGAGAAAGACTGCTATCGGCATACAGATAGTACTGCAATATAGAGTTAGTAAAGGACCGTTGGAGAGTATGGAGGCACGTACGTCATTCTCCATGTCTCCGTGATATGGGCTTGAACATCCGGAACGCCTCTGGTGACTGCTTGCGATATAGAAGTCCCCCAGTACCAAAGACCGATGATGTAGGCTTGCTGGGTACCTTGTATGATGCAAGCACGCCACACCCAATTCTTGACTGGTGCACCGTTTTCGTCTCCGAAGTTAAGGGCGAAAAACAATGAGCCACTGGCTGATGCAGCGGCGTATACACCGGCTCCAACGTTCTGGATCCAAGCACGAGCGAAGCTATCGCCCTCATAGTGTGCGACTCCAATAAGAACAAAGGCGAAACCGTAGAACAGCCAGGGCAGAGACAGTACCACGACAGATTTGCAAAAGCGGAAAAGAAACCACCAGACTATAGAGCTCACGAGGTATACTGTTGCAATACCATAGAGCTTCTCAGGCCGCTGGCCGACTTCTCCAGTCAACAAGGTGATCTGGTAAGAGTTCGCTGCTATAATTTGGCCCAGTCCGAGAATGAAGGAGTAAATGGGCCAGTCGAAAATCCGAACTTGCATCCACTTCTTGAGCCCAGAGGGAGGAACATAGTCGTTTCCAAGACAAAATTCGTCAGGCCTCATACGGGGCTCGCTTCCACTCGCGCGCGATCCGACTTCATCGTTTGATACGAGTGCCATAGGCGAGGAGCCTTCAAACTTGGTGCGGAaaatggaagacgacggggACTGTTTGCGGCCAAGTCGTGCATCACGGAATCGGTCAAACCATTTCTTttcgctcttctccagataTTCCTCGATGCAAAGTTGGGAGATGGAGTTCGAGCCATTGAGCTTTTCTAGTTTTCTTTCAAAAACCTTGTAGAATTCGCCAGTGCTATCGGTAAATGTAGGATCAACTTTTTGCAGTTTGTAATCTTTCTTCTCGCCCACTACTGAGTCAACAGAGAGTACCGACGCACTGCTGAGACGGTTTCCAGGTTCTGCAAACGGTGGTGCGGGTGGAACGAAGGTCTCGTCCCCGTCAAACGTAGTCGAACTGGCTGGAGACAAAACACTACGAGACAAAATCGAGCTCTGACTCGAGTGACGACGGGTAAAGAAGTCCCTAACCGAGCCATGATTCTGTTCCTGCTGTGGTGTCATATCTGCGCGACGTACTTCCTCAGCCTGTTCAGGGGTAAGCGTGTACTCCTCTTCCCCGTAGAAACTTGGGATTATATCGTCGTCGCTACTCTCCTCCGTCATGGAGACGCTGGCGTTCTCGTCCGTCCCCGCGTGGCTATTTCTTCTCAACCTGCGGCGGCCACGACGCATAAGATGTCCAGGCCCAGCCCTAACACCAAGTGATAACTGTCGAATACCAGATCTAGGCTGGTCTTCGCCGCCTGGGCTTGGGTCTCGGCTGTAGATTATCGTGTTACGTTGCTGAGGCCCATAAGCACTGAGGCGGTTGATGTTTGAGTAGCTTCCTGATCGCGAATGGGCAAGAGGAGGTGTCTGGATTCCCGTCGGGGTAACAGTCCCAGTCGACGCAATAGGGGGCGTCATCATGCCAAGTGGGGTGTTGCTTCCTGAGTTATAGGGCTGGACGCTCGCCTTAGCCAAGCCTTTGCTGTGGATTCGCATGGCCGTTGACTGTAGAATCTCGAGGTCCTCAACCCATTGAGCAACAGGGAAACGCTGCTTTGCAGATCTTGCACGCATCCTTGCCCTAACTTGGGGTTTCGAGTTCAAGGCACATCCGATAGCTAGTTTAAATTGATGAAGCAGATGGGCAGTAGTTGTTGATTCAACATTATACCACCAACCCGGCATCTGGCCAAGCCCTCCAACACGTGCACCGATTCCCAAGGCTCCCTTGCGACCAAATTCAACGGCAACCAGTCCGAACGGTTCGTCACGGGATGGGATCAAGGCAAACTCCGCTCCTGAAAATATGTATGGAGGAAGTGCTGTAAACTCGGGCTTTGAGAACACACGCCCAGGGTAGAGCTGCATCATCCGGTCAAGCTTCAGGGCGGCAAATTTTCCATAAAGGTCAATGACTGGGCCGACACAGATCAGCTGAACATTGGGATGAGCCTCCAAAACAGCGGGCATAACATCAGCTATCAGATCGATTCCTTTCTGCATCGACCACCGTCCCACGAAAACCATAAGGTCAGCATTAGGGTTTTGTTCAAGGCCCGCCCATTCCTGCGCTTGCCGTTTCAGCTCTGCCCTGCTTGCCTCGTAGTTCTGGTCTACCTGGATCTCACTTTCTTTAGGCAGTTCCTTGTTCCATTCAGCCGTGTCAGAAGGATCTGGGTTCGGAAGATTCCCAACCTTCTTGAGACCCCAGAAGATGGGATAGCGCGCGTACGAGCGTTTTCCATATTTCCTGGAAACACCTACAGCGCCGAACCCTTGTTGGTGGACACGAAGGTAGCTAGCACCGGCATGGAGCATGTTAAAAACTTCGCCAAATTGGACATATCGCCTGGCGACATCGACGTCGATATTGAAAACAGAGCAAACCTCATCCCTTTCCTTTTGTGTGCGCATGGGCCAGAGACCCTGAAATTCGGCGTTGTGAAGCGAAAGACAAACAGGGATCGTCTGGGGAAGAAGGTAGAGAGGCGCAATAGAACCATGATAATCATTGATATGATAAAGGTCGATAGGGAAGCGCTTGATGGTCTCAGCAATGCACTGATTCCAGGCGGAATAGTATATCGCACTATCAAGGTCGTCCATGCGAGCAGGGTAGGGCTCAGCCTTTGACTGTTGACGGAAAACGGGCGCATCGAGAAGAACATATGTAATATTGTTCAGGACATGATACTGAACCTTGACTTCGTAGATGTTCCCGAGAACAGTCACAAACATTGGCTCAGCTGGCTGATCCTCTGGGTAGTCTACGTCCCCCGCACATGGGACAACCCAAATGAGATCTTGATGCCCGAGGTTCTTGCCCATGAGCTGTGCCATGACTCCAAGACCACCAATTTTAATCCTGATACCCCAGTCCTCAATGTCATACTCCATAGTGGCGATGAGAACACTGCGCCTGCGAGAAGACCCTGTTCCAAAGACAGGCGTGCTTTGGAGAAATCCGGATTTATTGGCAAGCCGCGTCAGTGGATTCAATGAAGGCTTCCGGCCGACTGAGAAACCGAATAATGACCGCTTCTGGCTGATTCCAATCTGGTTGAATTTGACCTGGTAAAACGATTTCATGAAAGCATATACGCATCCGATAGCTGTCACAAGCGGTACGAACCAAAGCAAGAAATAAACTACCATCTGGATTGTCCTCGAGCCAGTCGGTTGAAACTGGATGCTCATGGTACCGTCATCGACCCAAATATTCCAAGATAGATAGGACGACGGTGGCCTGTCGGTGACGTTAATAGAAAGGGTGTTCAGGGAGGATGGTGGCATGCGGTCCAAAACACCGTCAGAATCAAGATCACCAAACACAAAACTCTGGTCGGGCTTCCCGTCTGGGTTCATACCCCAAACATTAAACTGTCCCTGAGCAGGGAATTCCGCTCGGAGCCGATATTTCCAGTACCCGTCACTGTCCTGTTTCACCTCATTGTCCAGTCCTGCATCGTATCCATACTGGTTGTAAGGCCCATTGAAGAAGAGGTGCGGGAAGCGTCTTTGATGCTTGGTATCATAGTCACCTTCTTGGACATAGCTGCTGCTACCAGTCAACTTGCTCCAGTACTCAACGCGGACATGCTTCCCATTCCATTTCTGCTTTTTAGTTCCGGACCATGGTTGTTCTTCAATGAATTCGTCGCCACCTTTGTATTCGCGCCAGTTTGAAAAAGAGCTTCCCCAATTGGTGGAATAACGATATTTATCAGCACCAGCGGCTTTGTGTCGAATATAGAGTGTTCCGTTCTCGTGCTGGTGAAGTAGGTCAGTGGAGTAATTGGCCGTGGTGAAGACCATGGGATTGTCTATTTGACCAATGCGAATGAGAAAGTGATCAACAGCCTGTGTTGAGCCTCCAACCTCGCTGGTGGCATTGGTGACGGTCAGCCGATGAATTCCATTGTATACTCCGGTCAACTTTGACGACCACGCCCAGACGCTGGGTAGCTGGGCAGTCCACCGCGTTTCGTTTGGATCAATCCTCCTGCATTTCACGCTGTCTTTGTCAATCAAAGCTGTCTTATTGACTTCTGTGGTGGACTGCACTTTGATCGCTTTTGTGACTGAGTCGCAGTCCATCTCCGCAGAGAAGTAAATGCTCAAATCAAGATCCTCTGCCTCGCTCGCCACGACTTTGGAAATGATCGGTTGGTCGTGTCCTGGTGTGATTTTGGTAATCATGGGTCTAGGCTTCACAAATCGCTCTTTCGGAACGAAAGCCTTGAATTCGAAAGGCTTCAGCGTCATGCTATCAAGGCATCCATTGAACTCCGCTGAGCCATTAAGATGGAGCTTCTTTGGACCGTCCTTCAAGTCATATTCGTCATGCGGGTAAAAGAGATTGACAACCGTGGTTTTGGTGGCAAAGGGGGATATCAACGCCGTGTCATTATCACTGCAGTCAAAATTGTATTCCACCGTCTTGTTGTCATTCTGGTATACAAGCCAAACCGGTTGCTCGTTGTGTAGCTCCTGGATCTTGTAAACTGAGTCTCGTAAGACAGACCACATTCCGGTCTCCGTAGCCGTTCCGTTCGAGCCTGGATAGAAAATCTGGCGGGTTTGATTGGAGAGTTTCTGGACAGAATATCCGTCGTTCAAAACCTGGTAATCTTGTCGCAACTGGTACATATGTTTGATGATATTTCGGAGCGGATGAGACGGGTCGCGGTGGTCATAGGTTACTGTCTCGTCATGACAGCCTTCACGTCCTTTGCTGATAGGCCAGTTGTGGTACTGATCTGCTGTCAATTGGAAGCATCCATGGGTTTTCCAAGCTGTGGCTGGTGACATCGCCTGGCGGCCGTAGACATAGTTGTCTGCAGTGGCGTCCAAGATATAGAAACCTTGCTCTTCACCCCACAACAATATTGGAATACCCGGGAGGTGAAGTGTTGTAATGAACATCGCCAGGAGTTGGCGTTCGATACCCTGTTTGATGGCTGGCCAACGAAAAACATCCTGGTTCGTGGCACCAAACATGTGTCGCGGGTCAAATTTACCGGTATTCGCGTTTATCATGTCATTGGTCATCACCATTACATTCCAGGCATCTGTCCAGTCAATCGGCGTATCGtaaccagcagcaagatTTCCGTCGAGGCCAAGGAACCGGGTGAGGGATCGATAGATTGAGTAGTGGAAGGCAGCGCTATCGAGCGCCTGTAAACCATCTTCACGAAGAAAATATTGGTGATCCGACTCGTTGTTCATGGCCATAGAATCCATAGCAGAGTCTGGGTATTGGTTGGGCTGTCTTCCTCGTCCGAGATAGATCGAGCCGAAATTGTTTCCACCAGTAATCTCACCTGGGAGGAAAAAGTTGTTTTTACCGACCTCACGGGCACACTCACGATAAGCACTCGACATGTCTCCAAGGGCGTCCACTGTGGCCTGCGTGGCTTTGTCATAGCGAAATCCGTCAATGTCAAGAGCTTTGATAATCATGCAGGAATGTCTGATTAGTCTCTCGCGAACGCTTGGGTTCCATTCACGGAGACGATCCTGGACTGATGCAAACTTGGCCAGCTGTCGCTGCCAGTCTGGATATACACCGAAAGCTTCCCTGTCACCGTATTGATCGAAATCACTACTATAGCAACCTTGTAGCTCATCACGAACGTCTTTATCAACGGGCCAGCCAGTCTCGTTCCAGAATCGAGGGTACTCGCAGGTCTGATTGTAGGTGTTTCCAAAATCAAAATCGACGTAGCGACGGTCAGACTTCCAAACAGCTTCGTGCTCTTTGACAGAGAACGGGGCGCTAACGTTCAAATAACCTTTGA
It contains:
- the ags2 gene encoding alpha-1,3-glucan synthase agsA (transcript_id=CADANIAT00007149), with product MRWRPLNPLLPLLAATAAGWPYEESLVDYNLNVNKNAATPADYYAPEWRNHTYMPSPENWRFPFYTLFLDRFVNGDPTNDNINGTVYEHDLNSNQMRHGGDAQGLVDTLDYLQGMGIKGIYLAGTILMNQPWGADGYSILDTTLLDQHFGTIQTWRNAITEIHKRGMYVLFDNTIATMGDLIGFKGYLNVSAPFSVKEHEAVWKSDRRYVDFDFGNTYNQTCEYPRFWNETGWPVDKDVRDELQGCYSSDFDQYGDREAFGVYPDWQRQLAKFASVQDRLREWNPSVRERLIRHSCMIIKALDIDGFRYDKATQATVDALGDMSSAYREITGGNNFGSIYLGRGRQPNQYPDSAMDSMAMNNESDHQYFLREDGLQALDSAAFHYSIYRSLTRFLGLDGNLAAGYDTPIDWTDAWNVMVMTNDMINANTGKFDPRHMFGATNQDVFRWPAIKQGIERQLLAMFITTLHLPGIPILLWGEEQGFYILDATADNYVYGRQAMSPATAWKTHGCFQLTADQYHNWPISKGREGCHDETVTYDHRDPSHPLRNIIKHMYQLRQDYQVLNDGYSVQKLSNQTRQIFYPGSNGTATETGMWSVLRDSVYKIQELHNEQPVWLVYQNDNKTVEYNFDCSDNDTALISPFATKTTVVNLFYPHDEYDLKDGPKKLHLNGSAEFNGCLDSMTLKPFEFKAFVPKERFVKPRPMITKITPGHDQPIISKVVASEAEDLDLSIYFSAEMDCDSVTKAIKVQSTTEVNKTALIDKDSVKCRRIDPNETRWTAQLPSVWAWSSKLTGVYNGIHRLTVTNATSEVGGSTQAVDHFLIRIGQIDNPMVFTTANYSTDLLHQHENGTLYIRHKAAGADKYRYSTNWGSSFSNWREYKGGDEFIEEQPWSGTKKQKWNGKHVRVEYWSKLTGSSSYVQEGDYDTKHQRRFPHLFFNGPYNQYGYDAGLDNEVKQDSDGYWKYRLRAEFPAQGQFNVWGMNPDGKPDQSFVFGDLDSDGVLDRMPPSSLNTLSINVTDRPPSSYLSWNIWVDDGTMSIQFQPTGSRTIQMVVYFLLWFVPLVTAIGCVYAFMKSFYQVKFNQIGISQKRSLFGFSVGRKPSLNPLTRLANKSGFLQSTPVFGTGSSRRRSVLIATMEYDIEDWGIRIKIGGLGVMAQLMGKNLGHQDLIWVVPCAGDVDYPEDQPAEPMFVTVLGNIYEVKVQYHVLNNITYVLLDAPVFRQQSKAEPYPARMDDLDSAIYYSAWNQCIAETIKRFPIDLYHINDYHGSIAPLYLLPQTIPVCLSLHNAEFQGLWPMRTQKERDEVCSVFNIDVDVARRYVQFGEVFNMLHAGASYLRVHQQGFGAVGVSRKYGKRSYARYPIFWGLKKVGNLPNPDPSDTAEWNKELPKESEIQVDQNYEASRAELKRQAQEWAGLEQNPNADLMVFVGRWSMQKGIDLIADVMPAVLEAHPNVQLICVGPVIDLYGKFAALKLDRMMQLYPGRVFSKPEFTALPPYIFSGAEFALIPSRDEPFGLVAVEFGRKGALGIGARVGGLGQMPGWWYNVESTTTAHLLHQFKLAIGCALNSKPQVRARMRARSAKQRFPVAQWVEDLEILQSTAMRIHSKGLAKASVQPYNSGSNTPLGMMTPPIASTGTVTPTGIQTPPLAHSRSGSYSNINRLSAYGPQQRNTIIYSRDPSPGGEDQPRSGIRQLSLGVRAGPGHLMRRGRRRLRRNSHAGTDENASVSMTEESSDDDIIPSFYGEEEYTLTPEQAEEVRRADMTPQQEQNHGSVRDFFTRRHSSQSSILSRSVLSPASSTTFDGDETFVPPAPPFAEPGNRLSSASVLSVDSVVGEKKDYKLQKVDPTFTDSTGEFYKVFERKLEKLNGSNSISQLCIEEYLEKSEKKWFDRFRDARLGRKQSPSSSIFRTKFEGSSPMALVSNDEVGSRASGSEPRMRPDEFCLGNDYVPPSGLKKWMQVRIFDWPIYSFILGLGQIIAANSYQITLLTGEVGQRPEKLYGIATVYLVSSIVWWFLFRFCKSVVVLSLPWLFYGFAFVLIGVAHYEGDSFARAWIQNVGAGVYAAASASGSLFFALNFGDENGAPVKNWVWRACIIQGTQQAYIIGLWYWGTSISQAVTRGVPDVQAHITETWRMTTICMPIAVFLWVLGILVFFGLPNYYRQTPGKVPSFYQSVCRRKIILWNFVVVILQNFFLSAPYGRNWSFLWSSVHAEPWHIGLLVVAFFGVAWVLILCIFARLSKSHSWILPVFACGLGAPRWAQIWWGVSGMGLFLPWAGSYTTGALVSRSLWLWLGILDSLQGLGFGMILLQTLTRMHICFTLLASQVLGSIATICARAFAPNNIGPGPISPDITDGAGAVANAWFWIALFFQLLICSFPIDVMS